GTCTAATTTCTTCATTGGTTATGTAGAAATGTATATATTTCAATATCAAGATGGCTGACAAAAAAGAAATTGGTCAAATCGACTGTTAGATATGATGATAGGAATATTATATGCATATGGTAAAATTTTAGCCACATCTGTCCTCGATCCACGTTTTCAATCAAATATATTCCTCTGTATTTGTTCATTAAAATTCTCAAAGAGCAATTTAATTAAGACGAGCTCCTAGTTGAAAATTTGTACAATATTACAATAATAGTTGAAGCTTGACCATTAAAGCATGTGCTCGCAAACTATTTGAATGATTCGTTAATATCGTTTTAGAAAAGAAGTTATTTTGTAGACGGTTGTAATTAACTGTTGACTGTCTTGATCAAGGCCTAAAAGTAACAACCGCTGACAATGTTAATTTGTTCACATGATTCATAGTACTACGCAGTAAATATACAAGTAATGTCAAATCTTTTATTTCTCATTATCGATGTTTCAAAATACATTAAATCTTTACATACCTACTAGTGTGGTCAAACTTTTCAATTAGTTATATACAAACGTATATCTTCTGAGAccaacaatgtggaggaaaaaGCAATTTGCTAatttgaccgttggatgtgatcatTGCGGGATAAAATAGCTATGCTGAAACATTTACCCTCTTTGGTATTCATTTAAGTCTCGGTCCACATGATCAACTATATTTTATTAAACTCAAATACTTGTAATTCAAATTTTATTTAAGTAATATAggtttctaaagaaaaaaaaaaaacgaggtcGAGTTTTTTgtaatatagttttttttttttaataattagcaTTCCTCCATACATACTTTGTATATGTAACATGTTTTTccttttagaaaataaaaaagaaaatgaactgAATAAAACAGTTATTGAAAGAAGATAGTGGGAGTATAAAAGTGGGttgtgagattttttttttttaatacgaaCCCGGAACCTATATtgtccctcaaaaaaaaaaaacctataagataataataattgtcatatttacccTTATAGTTTAtttattctcaaaattttttaatCTCTTAAGGTCATTTATGTCAAAATTTTTGGTGTTGGCAAATAAAACcgattctcttaataatagtgtaaattaaaataaaaattaatatttttctgAAATAATGTAGTTTATTAGAAAAAACAATTATAAAACAAGCGAAAATGATATTCCAAATTAAATAAAATGTCTACGAAAATATTTTTGCTTCACCCAATGTAAgtgttattttatttatttattattattattattattattattttttgaagtcTTATTGATGTAAtgaagaaaagacaaaaaataaataaaaaccaaagGAAAAGAACAGAGGCAGGAGTCGAACCCACATATCTCCAATTATAACCCTACGCCTTTGCCGCTGTCCCGGGCATTGTCGGTGTTATTCTTTCTACTggttttaatatttatagtaGAGTTCGGAATCAGAACCCAGAAATCCAGAATCCCAGATTTGCTTCTAGTGATGGATCTGTTCTTCCGTTCTTCTTCGACCTCCTCCAGATAGTTTTCAAATCTATTGATTGCTGTATCCTTTGACCTCAAACTCATTTGAGAAGGAAGGCCCGACGATTCGTTTTCCGGTGGCAAGACCGGCGAGACGCCAGCGGAGGAGGTGGCGATTGgagccgcggagattagaatgaggacttgaggGTTCCCTCCTCCCCTTTTCCTTTGCGACCCGATCAGATTAAGCCCATAATCTGAGAACCTCCTGCTCGATTGCGAGAGCGGCATGCTACGCTTTTCCTACTTTCCAAATTTTACCTTGTTTAATTGGAGAATTTGAATATTTAGTTATTTACCCATCTCATGTGTTTCTACCATGTTGACCAAACTTTTTTGGGTTTCAATTCTATTAACGGGCGTTAGTATAGATGTTAGTGCCAGTTAGTGTCACGTGGATGACTGGATGAGCTGAATGGCTCAGATTACATGTATGGTATTATTTAAAGGAGTATAATGCCACATGTGCGTCAGTGTAAAGACACTGATAGTGCATAGAATCCTCTTCCTCGTCGTCTTAGTACTCCCTTCCCAGTACAGCACGTCTTTCTTGTCTCCATAATAGAGGGACGAGTCGATGGCCAGATAGTCAACGCCGAGGTGCACGTTAGGATTTGCGGCGAGGAGGGTGATGTTCCACGTGGCAGTTAACTGGCAGCCGGTGACGCTCACTCCGGAGACCGATGCGGAGTTGATCTGAAACTCGGGTCTTTGAGGATTCATCTTGTAGTCCAATAAGTTAAAGTACACGAGGTAGCTTATAATCAGGACGAAGGGTATACCCACAAGGAATATAGTGAGAAATATGCACTTCTCACGGTCTTTGGTTGTCTTTGAATTCGTACGGACGAGGAGGATtgcgaaaagaagaagaaacccaCAGTAGCATCGTTGTCGCAGCCAGTCGATGTTATCTCAGGTGATAGCTAGGTTGAtagaagagagaatcggggttTTTTGAGTTTGCATGGGATGAGAGACCTAAATTCTAATTCTAATGGTAGGACCGTAGGAGAGTAGAGTACGATCATATCACTTCAAGATTCACTCTTATCTATAAGATTGACTTATTCCCTTCAAGTCAATTTGATCAACTTATTCCCTAAAAGAAGGCGTGAAGAGTGCACCGGGAACATGCTGGCGGAAAGAGAGATGGGGTTACTATGATGAGCATGATCCAATCAATCTACTTTTTCTTTCACAATCTttactgtttttgtttttggagaagtTTTGTGTTCAGTGTTAAAAAATCgttattctgaaaattttaaaaaaaaaagtgttaaaaatttcaaaaaagaaaaaatttgatttgaGACTATCTTTCAGAAGATCTAAACAAACGTTAATATAAAGAGTCTTTAACCCAAAACACCATAATTAGTCAAAATTATTCTACTTACCCAGCAACAGATTATAATTAACACTGACCCATTTAAGTGCGAAAAGTCAATTTTACCTTCGTCCTAATTATACTATATATGCCACTCagatctctctctatctttctcTCCGTGCATACCGATGAATTCGAAGCTTCGCCGTCATCTGACAAAGCACGAAGGTCCAGATCGCTGTCGGAATTCTCTTTCAGATTTCGAGCATTGCCGCCACGTGAAggagaagcaagaagaagaggatcaTTGCAATTGCAGTATTCGTTGACGATGTCAAGGTCGTCATCTCAAAATTTTGTAACTATTGTCTGAAATTTTGCAAATCTTAATAAATTCATCATTATGACTATGTGTTGGCCGAAGTGAAAAGATACGACAAGTACTTCAAAAAATACTTCGTCTAATTAACTTAGACGACAGTAGCAAAATTTGATATGTTGTCTGACACTTCATGTGATTAATTTATCCAGTAGTGTGTTATATCTTTCTTTTACAAATCTGTCATGCCATTGGGCAGGCCAATTCTCAAGTAGAAAATGGTGCCACAAGTTGTTATTTGGTATCATTCTATATGCTGCatgtttgttgtttttgtttctctgCTAGTAATTTGTGAGTTACCGTGTGCCAAATTTACGCTCGAAACCAAACTCAAGCTAAGTCGCGAAAATATTGTTCAGATGTTTTAATCATAAGCCCCAGTGTCGCAAAGGTCTAAAGTTTGGCTTAGGGGGCCAAGGGGCTTTAGCATAAACAAAAATCTGCAAAAGCCATAATTTTGTTACTCCACTTTAATAAATAGCTTCAAgctgtaaaaaaaaattgaatgccCTAGCTAGCCTAGCTATTGTTACGTGTTCATATGGACCTAGAGTACGTTGGAAAGCACGCACAGATGTGTCTAATCTAGCACTGTCCTGGTTCTTCTCAATAGCCTGTTACGTAAATATCAGTGTGCAACACGAAATCATTAATAAACCAAATAAGTTTCAACTACTTGATGTCACAGACCGACTACGCATACAATAATCTCCCATAGTTGAGCAAGAATCTGGGCATTCCCGCGAGTGACCTTTGAAAATTCCAGTGCCATGGTTATTATTCGGAGGGAACACGAATTCAACCCGATTACAGAAGAAGCTAACATCATGGAGAACTCGCAGGCCCCAATTCCTAGTtctataataaaagaaaagccTGATGCGCAGCCCGAATTTGACTTTGCCACCACGAGCCGCTCCCTCTGAGATCTCCTTCGCCAAGCCACAGCCGACGTTCTTATTCACTACTGCGAGTTTGAAATTGACAAGGGTGGTCCGGTTCCCTCCTTTGTCGAGGAAGAATGGCTTACACAACCTCGTGGTTGCGATTGAGATAATGCATGTCGTCTTGGATCTCCCATCCCAGTAGAGCACGTCTTTCTTATCTCCATGATAGAGGGACGAGTCGATGGTCAGATAGTCAACGCCGAGGTGCAGGTTAGGGTTTGCGGCGAGGAGGGTGATGTTCCACGTGGCAGTTAACTGGCAGCCGGTGACGCTCACTCCGGAGACCGAAGCGGAGTCGATCTGAAACTGCGGTCTTTGAAGATTCATCTTGTATACCAAGAACTTTTGGTACACGGCGAAGCTTAATAACAAGACGAAGGGTATACCAATAAGGAATTTAATGAGAAGTATGTCCTTCTCACGGTCTTTGTTGTCTTTGAATTCGTAGGGAGGAGGACGATTGCGATAAAAAGAAACCCACGCTGGCATCGTTGTCGCAGCCGGCCAGTCGATGTTATCTCAGGTGATAGCTAGGTTGATTAAAGGGGTTTCGGTGCAGAAAAGAGATCGACTTGGGGTTTTTGAGTTTGCATGGGATGAGAGACCTAAATTCTAATTCTAATGGTAGGACAGTCGGAGAGTAGAGTACGATCATATCACTTCAGGATTTTGAATTTTCACTCTTATCTAAAAGATTGACTTATTCCCTTCAAGTCAATTTGATCAACTTATTCCCAAAAAGGAGGCGTGAAGAGTGCACCGGGGACATGCCGGCGGAAAGAGAGATGGGGTTACTATGATGATCGAGTATGATCTAATCAATATCATCAATCCACTTTTTCTTCAATATAATCTTTACTTGATTCTTTTTTTGGTGGAATTTTGTTTTAGTGTTATAAaatctcaagaaaaaaaaattttcgaTTAGAGACTATCTTTCAGAGAACTTAAATAAATGTAAAGATACACTTCCGGTGGTAGAGCTAAATTGTGGTAGAATGTATGTAGACCGAAAGTTGTTTATTGTAGTAtacaatttttatgaagaaatgGATGACATGTTTGAACTTTTAAAGATTTTTTTGCAATGACTTCGAGAGGAATGAGATATCGTCAAGGAAATCAATATCATGTCTGTGTGAGCATTGGACGTGACATTTAGTCTTCACTTCTCATCCGTAAAGGAATAGTAGATACATTGATTGATTTTTCTGGGtaaaagaattgaaaaaaaaaaaatggcatggGGATTTCAATTTGGGACTCTTAGTCCATCTCAAAGGACTTTTACTTGAACATTAAGAAAAACGCCAGTGGTCAAAATGAAAATATGATGGCTGTGTGAAGCATACAAAAAGATAAATCATTGCTTAAGGAGCTTTATGAAAAACAGATCAATAtgttaaaaaaatttcaagactTGTTgctttaggattttttttttttttttttttggaaaatttccTTTTACTCAAATTTGAGTTACACTAACTCCACTCACTCAAACATCTTATAAAATTACCCATTTacccaacaaattatatacgttttgccctaatacccaataagtatttttttaattaatttttatttatttttgtgataATTTTGCCCTCCTGTCACTTAGAGcaagaagtcatcggagactttACCGGACGCCGGTTGCAAGACTCCAGTCACCGATCGCCGGAAATCTTGTCGGAGGTCTCTTGATGTTCCCAAAGAATTCGTTGGAtcgagatctcataggtcaccaGAGAATATTATTACCCTCTAATAAAAcctaataaaaagtttattgttccccaataaaaagtttattgccccccaataaaaaatttattgccccctaataaaaagtttattgtccCAGTAAGACAATTACATCAGTTAACCATTAGTACAGTCAGTCACGAATCTACAAAATCCTTACCAAATAGATGCTATTGTACATATCTTCTCATACTTTCAGAAGTAAAATGCTAGAGCTAAGCAGCACATCAAAATGTACATGGATCTAGctaattacatcaattcaaaaccgcACCAGCCGTACAATGAATGCAGAGCCATATATGTTATACTGGTAGTAGTACTACTTCCAAAACAATGCcatcaaattaaattgcatgaaACTCTCTGTCCTACCTAGTGTTGGTTTATTATCTTGATCCCACCTTGAGGTTTTTGCTCATGGCTTCAAACGAACCCAGTGGTACCAGACTACTCCGCTGTGGCGAAGAACTCTTCGATATCGTCACTTGGAGGCACTTTGCTCACCTTCAGTGGCTCCATCTAGTCAGAGTTCTCCAAGCACAGCTCGCTCGACTACGTCATTTCTCTGTTGATTTTTGACGAAACCAAAATTGTTAGAATAGAGCGATAGGATGAACAGAGGCGGTTAATGTTTcgatttgagaaattgatgagatAGAGTAAGGAATTTGAAGCGAATGAAACCTGAATTTGAAGAGAATTCAGATCCAGATCCAAAAGCGAATGGAACCAACGCAGTGTAGACAGTTTCACAACTCTTGGCCTCCAGATCTAGAAGCGGCTAGCTGACGAGGACGATGTTGTTGAGCTCATTATTGGAGACGCAAGATCAAAAGGTGGAGAGTGCTCGTCGGAGTAGGAACTCGTGGAAATAAAGAGCTTGAAACTGTGAGAATTGTCAAGCTGATGATAATGAAGCATTGTCTCTGGAGGCAAAGCAGAAGCGATGAGGATTTTTCTTCTTATGGACGGAGAGTGGTTGTCGGCGGCAGAGGAGTTGACAACCGCCATTCACTTACAATCTGCcatactttctctctctaaaaaggttgcggggagagagagagagagtctgtagttttttaattaggTTAAGGGTAGAACTGTCATTTGATGTTTAAATTAGGTAAATGGGATTAAAAATTTCTTAATGGAGTAAGTGGGAGACTCAAATTTAGATATTGGGTCAAGATcccttatttttactttttaaataAGTTGGGAAACAAGAATTCATTAATAAACTAGAATATAATATATTCAAGAGGCTAAAATGTGAtctctttcttaattattgGTATAATTAACACCATCGAAGTCATGAGTTTATGAGCATGCAACTCAGTTAGCACTATGAGAGCTTCCTTCCGATTCATTAGTTTTATGGTGAAACTAAATACATGTGTATTTGAGGAACGCGCAAGTCTAAATAAGGATGAAGTTAAAATGTTTAAACCAAGGGTTATTGTATTAAAGGTAACGTATAAACTGTTTTAGTTGAAGATGTCAATTCACataatttaccccatttctagatatttttttctcacttaccccattaagtttttttaattctctgttacccaaaacactctaaggaggtcttccctaatacccaattaagatttttttttgttttttattttttttaatacaattttACCATCactcctttgttacttagagagatagagagaatggaagagagagaaatcataggagacttcgccagatttcggtcaccggccgccggattcagTCACCGcttgccggattccggcgaactTTTAcaagattccggtcaccggccgcagcccaccggacttttctgaaaacctcatcggaaaattttattgccccccaatagacgtctattgccccaacagtctattgtctcccaatagacgtctattgcccccccaatagacgtctatcagccatgtattgcccctcaatagacgtctattgccccccaatagacgtctatcagccatgtattgcccctcacTAGACGTCTAtagccccccaatagatgtctattgtccccaatagaacttttggtttccagaatatgaactaatctccctaaatttagacaaataaaactttgtttaaataaaaaaatgaagagattatatcaatttaaaaacgtatattagcccccaatagacgcctattgccccccaatatacTCTTAACACACTTCTATTGCCTCAGATGATCTTAAAATAGATGAATCAGAATCCCCAAGTTTACCGCAGTTAGCCTGGCAAAATAAATAAGCAACATTATGCAGTGCTAAATTGATaatcacaagttcacaacaatAAGTAGTGATCAGACACAAGGGTGGTTTTTTTCAAGACAAAATAAAAGTTCAAGGAAAAAACCTAGAGTACAAGCCCTTGTATAGGATATTTCTTATTGGAAAAAATAAAGTGCAATTTTGTGAGTTCCACAGCCGATGGAGACCCAACTTGCAAAGTTTGGATTCCATTTCTCACAAGCTAAAGGAGGATAACACAAATCTATGAGGTTTCACTTTCACCAAAACCAACTGTCAAGAACGGCCTCAAGAAAATCAAATCCACTCTGACTGGCTAATGGCCAATGCAGAATTGGAACCCATAATAGAGATTGCAATATCATCATCTCAATACGAAATTACTATCCAATGTATAATCAGTTTCACATTGTAACCAATGAGCACAAACCTTAGACGATCCATTATCCATGTACCCAATGCTCTGATCGAAATAAGTGAATCCCATAAACTCATCCATAGGCCACTGTGGAACAGACCCAGCTGCAGAACCACCAGCAAAAGACATCCCAGCTACACTCGACAGCGACACTTTGCATTCCTCCGCCAATTGAATGTTTGCTTCACATTTGGACACAGCCCTAGAGTCCGATTTGACAGAAGAAGACGACCCAGCAacaccaccgccaccaccatCAGACCCAGTTTGATCGGGCTTCGGCCCAACTTTAATTCTGGTCAGCAAAACCTCCGGTGACTGGAAACAAAACCATTCGCAGTGAGGTATTATAGCAACATCACACTTCCTACACAGCAGAGCTCTATCCTCCAAACAGAAAAACCGCCTCCAAAATTGTGACCGCTGATCTACCAACATTGGCGACAATCGATGGAGTCGGATATGCGCCTTCACCGAGAATCACCTCCATCGACGTCATCGTCGTCCTCGTTTCGCCGCCCGCCATCTAGACCAGAGAACGGAGCTGAAGGCCGTGCAGTGGTTCGgagcatgagagagagagagagagagagagagagagagagagagagagagagagagagagagagagagagagagagagagagagagagagagagagagagagagagagagagagagagagaagtgaagGGCGGGTAGtcgtaattcattaattagattaagagtaaaattgttatttcaatttaaattggattagtgagaataaaaatctgttgctgggtaAGTGGaataactttggctcattttggggcttttggtcaaggaccctaattAAAATTGATGGAAATTAAGAGAGCTCTACTGCTTTCAAACTCTAGTCGCCATGGATTGGGTGTTCGACGAGGCCCCTAGGCATGACAATGGTTCCAACTGTGTTGTTGTGGTTTGATataatgtaaaaaaataatgtCATTTACTTACGTGAATGTGTTCTTGCACCAAACGGTGGTGAATGTATGAGGAAATTATACAAAAAATGGTCGTTTTTGTCATGTTCGAGTTGCACAGAAACTAGGTAATGAAAGCCAAACGTAAACGTAGTCCTGGCGCGTGGGATAGACGCACATCACCCACTGCAAATTTAGTAGTAGTAGAGCACACTAGGTCCCTTTGAAGAATAGTAAAAACGCAGGAGAGGGCACTCGTTTGACTATGGATATGGTTATTCCCCGCCTTCCCTACACTTGCAAATGAACACCGTTATCCAACCCACCTTCGCCGCCTTACCTCCTCCGCTCTCTCAGTACTACCCTCCAAAACCACCACCGcactcctctctttctctctctccctctagacccaaacccaaaaccccccTCAACTTCTCCACCTCTCTCCCTACCCAATCCCTCCAACCCCTTTTCACCACTCCACACCCTCCCAATCCCAATGGc
Above is a genomic segment from Rosa chinensis cultivar Old Blush chromosome 3, RchiOBHm-V2, whole genome shotgun sequence containing:
- the LOC121052275 gene encoding uncharacterized protein LOC121052275 — translated: MTSMEVILGEGAYPTPSIVANSPEVLLTRIKVGPKPDQTGSDGGGGGVAGSSSSVKSDSRAVSKCEANIQLAEECKVSLSSVAGMSFAGGSAAGSVPQWPMDEFMGFTYFDQSIGYMDNGSSKANCGKLGDSDSSILRSSEAIEVC